AGACGTTCACGGACGTGATGCACGCCGGGGAACGGGACAGGAGCCTGGTCCAGGTCTCCGAAGCGCCGCTCGAGACCTCCTCGACCCTGACTCCGGCCCACACCAGGTCTCCCGGCGGGAGCGGCGGCAGCCCGGCATCGAGGAAGACGCCCCTCTGCTTGTTGGGGTTGAGGATGTCGGGATAGCGTCCCACCGTTTCGAGAACGGCTTCCCGGTCACCCTCGGACTCGAACAGCCACAGGTCGTATCTCAGGATGGCCGAAGGAGCCGACTGCGGCATGAAGCCGGCCAGGGCGCCCAGGGCCGTGACTGCGGCCGGATCGGGGGACTTCAGGGTGACCGCCAGCAGGTGTCTCATCCCGCACCTCCCAGCGACTCCGCGAGGCTCTCGAAGAAGACCCTCCCGGGGCCCGGTTTCGACCGCAGCTCGTCGGGGGCGGCATTCCGCCTGTCGTCCCCCCACCTGCCGGGAAGCGACGGCGGCACCTGCCAGAGATGGAAGGCCCTCTCGGGATGAGGCATCATGGCCAGCACGTTGCCGGAGGGGTTCAGGAGGCCCGCAAGGGAGCGGAAGGATCCGTTCGGGTTGTCCGGGAAGGCCTCCGCCTCGGCGCCTGCAACGTCGGAATAGACGAGCCCGGTCACCAGGGTCGAGTCGAGCCTCTCCCTGTCGACGGTCGGGTCGAACATGAACCGGCCCTCGGCGTGGGCTATGGGAAGCGGCAGAACCGACCCGTCCGCGCGCCGGAGCCAGGGCGACCTGCCGGCCGAAGGGCCCGGCAACACATCGATCCATGCCGTCAGGTAACCGGTCCTTCCCTCGATATGGTTGGCCGCGAGGGATGCCTCTATCCTGCCCGGGGTCCACCCCGGGACTAGGCCGCACTCCACCAGCACCTGAGCGCCGTTGCATATCCCGAGAACGGGCTTCCCGGCGCATGCCGCATCGAAGACGAAGTCGGTGATGCGCTCCCTGGCGGCAACCGCCCCGGCCCTTATCCTGTCCTGGAAGGAGAAGCCACCCGGGAGGACGAAGGCGTCGCATTCCGAGAGCTGGGCGCGGCCGGCATTCCACCTGGTCACGACTCCGTCGAGGCCGCATGCCGAGAGGCACCGCGCGGTCTCGTACTCGCAGTTGACGCCGGGATACTGTATG
This DNA window, taken from Candidatus Fermentibacter sp., encodes the following:
- a CDS encoding phosphoribosylformylglycinamidine synthase subunit PurQ; protein product: MSARPRVAVIQYPGVNCEYETARCLSACGLDGVVTRWNAGRAQLSECDAFVLPGGFSFQDRIRAGAVAARERITDFVFDAACAGKPVLGICNGAQVLVECGLVPGWTPGRIEASLAANHIEGRTGYLTAWIDVLPGPSAGRSPWLRRADGSVLPLPIAHAEGRFMFDPTVDRERLDSTLVTGLVYSDVAGAEAEAFPDNPNGSFRSLAGLLNPSGNVLAMMPHPERAFHLWQVPPSLPGRWGDDRRNAAPDELRSKPGPGRVFFESLAESLGGAG